In Armatimonadota bacterium, one DNA window encodes the following:
- the accC gene encoding acetyl-CoA carboxylase biotin carboxylase subunit, translating to MFDKVLVANRGEIACRIFQACRELKIATVAVYSEADKDSLHTRLADEAVCIGPPPPRESYLNFANIISAAKITGAQAIHPGYGFLSEVTSFAEICEASGIVFIGPPSHVIARMGNKSEARRAMQAAGVPVIPGTQEPVGNVRDAREIAEQLGYPVMIKAALGGGGRGIREVHDPADLATQLEQARSEARAAFGSGEVYIEKCLIHPRHIEVQVLADTHGNVVHLGERDCSVQHRKQKLIEEAPSPAVNSATRRKLGEAAVKAARTVGYVGAGTVEFLMDKKGKFYFLEMNTRIQVEHPVTEMLTGVDIAREQLRVASGEKLSCEQGSIWFNGHAIECRILAADGDDGFRPSPGKIERWSMPVGPGIRVDSGVGGGSTIPPYYDPMIAKVICWAEDRPRAIARMQAALRGMQIEGVKTTIPFHLRALAVESFQRGETDTSFIEKMTQGN from the coding sequence ATGTTTGACAAAGTATTGGTCGCAAACCGTGGCGAAATTGCCTGTCGTATCTTCCAGGCCTGTCGGGAGTTGAAGATCGCTACGGTCGCGGTCTACTCCGAGGCGGACAAGGATTCCCTGCACACCCGTCTCGCCGACGAGGCGGTCTGCATCGGACCGCCTCCACCCCGCGAGAGCTACCTCAACTTCGCCAATATCATCAGCGCGGCCAAGATCACCGGCGCGCAGGCTATCCACCCCGGCTACGGCTTCCTGTCGGAAGTCACGAGTTTCGCGGAGATCTGCGAGGCCAGCGGGATCGTGTTCATTGGCCCACCGTCTCACGTGATCGCGCGGATGGGCAACAAGAGCGAAGCGCGGCGGGCCATGCAGGCCGCGGGGGTGCCGGTGATTCCGGGGACGCAGGAGCCCGTGGGCAACGTCAGAGATGCGCGGGAGATTGCCGAACAGCTGGGTTACCCGGTGATGATCAAGGCCGCGCTGGGTGGCGGTGGACGGGGTATCCGTGAGGTCCATGATCCGGCTGATCTGGCGACCCAGCTGGAGCAGGCGCGGTCTGAGGCGCGAGCGGCTTTCGGCAGCGGCGAAGTGTACATAGAAAAGTGCCTGATCCACCCACGGCACATCGAGGTTCAGGTTCTGGCGGACACTCACGGCAACGTGGTGCATCTGGGTGAACGCGACTGCTCGGTCCAGCACCGCAAGCAGAAACTCATCGAGGAAGCACCGTCACCGGCCGTAAACAGCGCCACGCGACGCAAGCTGGGAGAAGCCGCGGTGAAAGCGGCCCGCACCGTTGGCTATGTGGGCGCGGGCACTGTAGAATTTCTCATGGACAAGAAGGGCAAGTTCTACTTCCTGGAGATGAACACCCGGATTCAGGTGGAACACCCTGTCACCGAGATGCTCACCGGCGTGGACATTGCGCGCGAGCAGCTACGCGTGGCCAGCGGCGAGAAACTCAGTTGTGAGCAGGGCAGCATCTGGTTCAACGGTCATGCCATTGAGTGCCGTATCCTCGCGGCTGACGGAGACGACGGCTTCCGACCATCACCGGGGAAGATCGAGCGCTGGTCCATGCCGGTTGGACCCGGCATCCGCGTGGACAGTGGCGTGGGCGGGGGCTCTACTATCCCGCCGTACTATGACCCGATGATCGCGAAGGTCATCTGCTGGGCGGAGGACCGCCCGCGGGCGATTGCCCGCATGCAGGCGGCCCTGCGCGGCATGCAGATCGAGGGCGTCAAGACCACCATTCCGTTCCATCTGCGCGCCCTCGCTGTCGAGAGCTTCCAGAGGGGCGAGACAGATACCAGCTTCATCGAGAAGATGACACAGGGAAACTGA
- the efp gene encoding elongation factor P, which yields MVSTQDFKPGLTIELDGHVYQIISSEHHKPGKGQAVVRTRLRDIKTGNVFAKTFRSGEKVERAHVERKDYQYLYSAANTYYFMDNDSYEQIELTADQVGELAKWLKDGEDVQLVTYEGELIGLEVANTVIREVIQTEPGLRGDTASGGSKPAVIEGGATVTVPLFIEVGTKIKVDTRSGEYVERA from the coding sequence TTGGTCTCGACGCAAGATTTCAAGCCCGGTCTGACCATCGAACTGGATGGTCACGTTTACCAGATTATCTCCAGCGAACACCACAAGCCCGGCAAGGGCCAGGCAGTGGTGCGAACTCGGCTTCGCGACATCAAGACCGGCAATGTGTTCGCCAAGACTTTCCGTTCCGGCGAGAAGGTAGAACGCGCCCACGTGGAGCGCAAGGACTATCAGTACCTGTATAGCGCCGCGAATACGTACTATTTCATGGACAACGATTCGTATGAGCAGATCGAGCTCACCGCCGACCAGGTTGGCGAACTGGCCAAGTGGCTCAAGGATGGCGAGGATGTCCAGCTGGTGACGTACGAGGGCGAGCTGATCGGTCTTGAAGTCGCCAATACGGTGATCCGCGAGGTTATCCAGACTGAGCCCGGCCTGCGCGGCGACACCGCCAGCGGCGGCAGCAAGCCCGCAGTCATCGAGGGCGGCGCCACCGTCACAGTGCCGTTGTTCATCGAAGTCGGTACAAAGATCAAGGTGGATACCCGCAGCGGGGAGTATGTCGAGCGAGCATGA
- a CDS encoding aminopeptidase P family protein: MDYAKRRRKLRDWLDANGVDALLISSEANLRYLFGFAGEGLGVVGRDALVSTDRRYELEAAGLPGRVKVALVPDGHLAGAVEYLQSAQARKVAFEADSTLYSAFETLKSKLSDAELVPARKVVEELRMTKEPAEIDCIRRAAAIMDQALDAVLPTVEIGITEKEMALELERAARLAGAEAMAFSTICAFGSSAAFPHAVPRQRKLTAGDMIKIDCGAKLDGYCSDITRTVPPLEPDERFVEVYSAVYDAQQAAVEAARPGITGRELDTVAREIIAERGYADHFSHSLGHGVGLEVHEGPRVSSRSDEILRPGMVVTIEPGIYIEGWGGVRIEDCVAITRSGCERLTNAPKAEPPRR; this comes from the coding sequence ATGGATTATGCGAAGCGTCGCAGGAAGCTGCGAGACTGGCTGGACGCCAACGGTGTGGATGCCCTGCTGATCTCCAGCGAGGCGAACCTGCGCTATCTATTCGGATTCGCAGGGGAAGGTCTCGGGGTGGTGGGCCGGGATGCCCTGGTCAGCACGGACCGCCGATACGAACTGGAGGCCGCCGGACTCCCGGGACGTGTCAAGGTGGCGCTGGTTCCCGATGGTCATCTGGCGGGTGCGGTAGAGTACCTGCAGTCCGCTCAGGCGCGCAAGGTGGCGTTCGAAGCGGACAGCACCCTCTATTCGGCCTTCGAGACCCTCAAGAGCAAGCTGTCGGACGCAGAACTCGTTCCCGCGCGCAAGGTGGTCGAGGAGCTGAGGATGACCAAGGAGCCGGCGGAGATCGACTGCATCCGGCGGGCCGCGGCGATCATGGATCAGGCGCTTGATGCGGTGCTGCCCACGGTTGAGATCGGCATCACCGAGAAGGAGATGGCGCTGGAACTAGAGCGTGCGGCCAGACTCGCAGGCGCCGAAGCCATGGCTTTCAGCACTATCTGCGCCTTCGGGTCTTCGGCCGCATTTCCCCACGCGGTGCCCAGGCAGCGAAAGCTTACCGCGGGGGATATGATCAAGATTGACTGCGGCGCGAAACTGGACGGTTATTGCTCGGACATCACCCGGACGGTGCCGCCACTGGAACCAGATGAGCGGTTCGTTGAGGTCTACTCGGCGGTGTACGATGCACAGCAAGCTGCGGTGGAGGCGGCGCGTCCGGGGATCACAGGGCGCGAGCTGGACACTGTGGCCCGGGAGATCATCGCAGAGCGTGGCTATGCGGATCATTTCAGCCACAGCCTGGGGCATGGCGTGGGGCTGGAAGTGCATGAAGGCCCGCGGGTGAGTTCGCGCAGCGACGAGATACTTCGCCCCGGCATGGTGGTGACCATCGAGCCTGGGATCTACATCGAGGGCTGGGGTGGGGTGCGTATCGAGGACTGCGTGGCAATCACCCGCAGCGGTTGCGAGCGCCTGACCAATGCGCCTAAGGCCGAACCGCCGCGCCGCTGA
- the aroQ gene encoding type II 3-dehydroquinate dehydratase, with amino-acid sequence MPRVLVIHGPNLNMLGMREPDVYGSKTLDEINKMLEAEAASLGLELRIIQSNHEGEIVEAIQRAFNDCQAVIINPAGYTHTSVVIRDAIAAVRLPTIEVHLSNIWAREEWREKSMTASVCVGVVAGFQAMSYVFALRAAHAIIEQEA; translated from the coding sequence ATGCCGCGGGTGCTGGTAATCCATGGGCCGAATCTGAACATGCTGGGAATGCGCGAGCCCGATGTGTATGGGAGCAAGACGCTGGATGAGATCAACAAGATGCTGGAAGCTGAAGCAGCGTCTCTCGGGCTGGAGCTGCGGATCATCCAGTCCAATCACGAGGGCGAGATCGTGGAAGCCATCCAGCGGGCTTTCAACGACTGCCAGGCAGTGATCATCAACCCGGCGGGCTACACTCACACCAGTGTGGTCATCCGGGACGCAATTGCAGCCGTGCGCCTGCCCACCATTGAGGTCCACCTGAGCAACATCTGGGCGCGGGAGGAATGGCGCGAGAAGTCGATGACGGCCTCGGTGTGCGTGGGGGTTGTGGCGGGATTCCAGGCCATGAGCTACGTCTTCGCACTTCGCGCCGCCCACGCCATAATTGAACAGGAAGCCTGA
- a CDS encoding O-antigen ligase family protein: protein MSRRSVLRGACRVVLVGLAGLAPIVFGRLQDWEMCAFVLSVGVALAFWYLGGRSALPSPWTGVDSLLVSAFAGTALACFSSVSIYDSLLRTALLAAGIAMLWLARASLSKPGWRMAAWWSLVAGAFLAGVWGLREYSHSAIAAGNTSWRAFGPFYNPNCLGGYLALCLLVPVALLLVARMGPDEPAERPRRGKKREPAVPDDYPPRYAEIAGFFAALICGLGLLVTGSKGALLAIMAATLVFGLLAAHRGTALARVLRLAAIGLVLVTVLGALAVPSVRNRILSAFSSQQNSGNFRICTWQGTAEMIAARPLLGYGPGTFEHAYPRHARAGFTRQAHQTPLQILAEQGVLGGLPVLVAIGALLAQAWRNTGRQTGPERLLSAAGLAGALGLWVHNLVDYTWYVVAHQAAFWLILGLTCCAQDEPTPAGDTKRWPTSVLAGALVLFGAVTLFSQIEVNIGRYFAQIGADQFAEHHLSRVLPIDPARWADGSRIRERLGSRGRPDELRKALELRQRAIDLQPTEPTHYYAMARICQGLGDQTRDAAWYARALDWLERGVQAYPTSTEILGRMLLLQERTAQDDAALQTARRLAGLYDSPVRTAQAVEYFTDQHFADAFLLLAQERMKAGDRDGALYPAIKAADVAAFWVLQQRTNRQLLEVGGRYDPAEIQRVEDVAREAMGLLQELGTPLGNYHYALNAYRLGEYEEARGVLEDIIRRTDQAGDLEKKVVLAQAHLTLVDVLLQLDEDETARALRETAIPMARETLRALREAGPEPFPGWRAEDTVAFEAAVRAAAQ, encoded by the coding sequence ATGAGCCGCCGCAGCGTGTTGCGCGGAGCCTGTCGGGTGGTCCTTGTGGGGCTGGCAGGCCTCGCGCCCATCGTGTTCGGGCGGCTGCAGGACTGGGAGATGTGCGCGTTCGTCCTGTCCGTGGGAGTTGCTCTTGCGTTCTGGTACCTGGGCGGGCGAAGCGCCCTGCCGAGCCCCTGGACGGGGGTAGACAGCCTGCTGGTGTCGGCGTTTGCCGGCACTGCGCTCGCCTGCTTTTCCTCTGTGTCCATCTATGACAGCCTTCTGCGCACAGCCCTCCTTGCCGCGGGTATCGCGATGCTCTGGCTTGCACGCGCCAGCCTTAGCAAGCCGGGCTGGCGCATGGCAGCGTGGTGGTCGCTGGTCGCCGGGGCATTCCTGGCGGGAGTCTGGGGGCTGCGCGAGTACTCCCACAGCGCCATCGCTGCCGGTAATACAAGCTGGCGCGCCTTCGGCCCGTTCTACAATCCCAACTGTCTCGGCGGATATCTCGCTCTTTGCCTGCTGGTGCCTGTGGCGCTGCTGCTCGTGGCCCGAATGGGCCCGGATGAACCTGCTGAGAGACCCAGGCGCGGAAAGAAGCGAGAACCGGCCGTGCCGGACGACTACCCCCCGCGCTACGCGGAGATCGCCGGGTTCTTCGCGGCGCTTATCTGCGGCCTGGGTCTGCTGGTGACAGGCTCGAAAGGCGCCCTGCTGGCGATCATGGCGGCAACCTTGGTTTTCGGTCTCCTCGCGGCGCACAGAGGCACCGCGCTGGCCCGAGTGTTGAGGCTGGCCGCCATCGGGCTTGTGCTGGTCACAGTGCTCGGGGCGCTCGCTGTGCCCTCGGTGAGAAACCGCATCCTCTCGGCTTTCAGTAGCCAGCAGAACTCGGGGAACTTCCGGATCTGCACCTGGCAGGGAACTGCGGAGATGATCGCCGCGCGCCCGTTGCTCGGGTACGGCCCCGGCACCTTCGAGCATGCCTACCCACGCCATGCCCGGGCGGGCTTCACCCGGCAGGCCCACCAGACCCCCCTGCAGATTCTTGCCGAACAGGGGGTGTTGGGCGGCTTGCCGGTACTGGTTGCCATCGGGGCGCTACTCGCTCAGGCCTGGCGTAACACCGGTCGGCAGACCGGCCCGGAACGGCTGCTCTCTGCCGCGGGCCTTGCGGGAGCTCTGGGGCTGTGGGTCCACAATCTCGTGGACTACACGTGGTATGTGGTGGCGCATCAGGCGGCTTTCTGGCTGATTCTGGGGCTGACCTGCTGCGCGCAGGATGAACCGACGCCGGCAGGCGACACCAAGAGATGGCCCACGTCGGTGCTTGCGGGAGCTCTGGTGTTGTTCGGCGCGGTGACGCTGTTCTCGCAGATCGAGGTGAATATCGGGCGGTACTTCGCGCAGATCGGCGCAGATCAGTTTGCGGAGCATCACCTGTCGCGAGTGCTTCCTATCGATCCGGCACGCTGGGCCGATGGGTCGCGCATACGTGAGCGTCTGGGATCGCGGGGGCGGCCGGATGAGCTCAGGAAGGCGCTGGAATTGCGGCAGAGAGCCATCGATCTTCAGCCCACGGAGCCCACCCATTACTACGCGATGGCGCGGATCTGCCAGGGCCTGGGCGACCAGACCCGGGATGCGGCCTGGTACGCAAGAGCGCTGGACTGGCTCGAACGCGGGGTACAGGCATACCCGACCTCCACCGAGATCCTCGGACGAATGCTGTTGCTCCAGGAACGCACCGCGCAGGACGATGCGGCTCTGCAGACGGCGCGACGACTGGCAGGGTTGTATGACAGCCCGGTTCGCACGGCCCAGGCGGTTGAGTACTTCACAGACCAGCATTTCGCCGATGCCTTCCTGCTCCTGGCGCAGGAGCGAATGAAGGCCGGCGACCGCGATGGGGCGCTGTACCCGGCCATCAAGGCGGCGGATGTGGCGGCATTCTGGGTCCTGCAGCAGCGCACCAACCGCCAGCTTCTCGAAGTCGGCGGACGGTACGATCCCGCGGAGATCCAGCGAGTGGAAGACGTGGCGCGGGAGGCCATGGGATTGCTGCAGGAACTCGGCACGCCGCTGGGGAATTACCATTATGCGCTGAATGCGTACCGCCTGGGCGAGTATGAGGAAGCCAGGGGTGTTCTGGAGGACATCATCCGGAGGACGGACCAGGCCGGCGATCTGGAAAAAAAGGTCGTGCTTGCGCAGGCGCACCTGACGCTGGTGGACGTGCTGCTGCAGCTTGACGAGGATGAGACGGCGCGAGCCCTCAGAGAGACGGCCATTCCCATGGCGCGCGAGACACTGAGGGCGCTGCGGGAAGCCGGGCCGGAACCGTTTCCAGGCTGGCGCGCCGAAGATACAGTGGCATTCGAGGCCGCGGTCCGGGCCGCGGCCCAGTGA
- a CDS encoding glycosyltransferase family 2 protein: MDLSVCVVNWNVCDDLANCLESLRGGMRGVDGEIIVVDNASADGSVEMVQRRFPHVRLIVNDANVGFAAANVQAMHESSGRYILLLNPDTLVPPGAMRELVDFADAHPEAGIVGPKLVYGDGSLQASCRCFPTVQAALFRNTVLGGLFPKARASSCYLMEDWDHSSVREVDWVSGACLMVRRETYEQVGDLDAGFYWGSEDVDFCWRAHKAGWRVLYTPSPVITHLVGRSTNQVVFRTIVRHHRSMYRLYSKHIATNPVSRALVWLGVWTRAGVVILQDLARHVWGRLLQIARRAGRQEVRAQG, from the coding sequence ATGGATCTGTCGGTGTGCGTCGTCAACTGGAACGTGTGCGATGATCTCGCCAACTGCCTCGAATCCCTGCGTGGTGGAATGCGGGGTGTGGATGGGGAGATCATCGTGGTTGACAACGCCTCGGCGGACGGCAGCGTGGAGATGGTGCAGCGACGGTTTCCCCACGTGCGGCTTATCGTCAATGACGCTAACGTGGGCTTCGCCGCGGCAAACGTCCAGGCGATGCATGAGTCCTCGGGCAGATACATCTTGCTGCTGAACCCCGACACCCTTGTGCCCCCGGGGGCCATGCGTGAACTGGTGGACTTCGCGGATGCCCACCCGGAGGCCGGAATCGTAGGCCCGAAGCTGGTCTATGGCGACGGCAGTCTCCAGGCCTCGTGCCGGTGCTTTCCAACGGTCCAGGCCGCATTGTTCCGCAACACCGTGCTGGGCGGGTTGTTCCCAAAGGCCCGGGCCAGCTCGTGCTACCTTATGGAAGACTGGGACCATTCCAGCGTGCGCGAGGTGGACTGGGTGTCCGGCGCATGCCTGATGGTGCGGCGAGAGACCTACGAACAGGTGGGCGACCTGGACGCCGGCTTCTACTGGGGTTCGGAAGACGTGGACTTCTGCTGGCGCGCGCATAAGGCAGGCTGGCGCGTTCTGTATACGCCATCCCCGGTAATCACGCACCTCGTTGGCCGCAGCACGAACCAGGTGGTGTTTCGGACCATTGTAAGGCATCACCGGAGCATGTACCGGCTGTATAGCAAGCATATCGCCACCAACCCGGTTTCGCGGGCCCTGGTATGGCTGGGAGTGTGGACGCGCGCGGGCGTGGTGATCCTGCAGGACTTGGCCCGTCATGTCTGGGGCAGACTGCTGCAGATCGCCCGGCGAGCCGGCCGACAGGAGGTGCGGGCCCAGGGATGA
- a CDS encoding Trm112 family protein, whose product MDEKLLEIIACPKCKGELEYTGEELICHSCSLAYPIRNDIPIMLIDEARNTKEKGADEGAGE is encoded by the coding sequence CTGGACGAAAAGCTGCTTGAAATCATTGCGTGCCCCAAGTGCAAGGGCGAATTGGAGTACACCGGCGAGGAGCTTATCTGCCACTCCTGCAGCCTGGCGTATCCGATCCGAAACGATATCCCGATTATGCTCATCGACGAGGCGCGCAACACGAAAGAGAAAGGCGCGGACGAAGGAGCCGGGGAGTAG
- a CDS encoding glycosyltransferase, giving the protein MDLSICIVNWNTRGLLRACLESIDRARAGLDVQIVVVDNGSSDGSAEMVAREFPHVELVRNAENRYYAAANNQALTIARAPLKLLLNSDIEVPPDGLRGLVDWMGEHPKAGAVAPRLVYPDGRPQQSCRSFPDPDTVLWEVTGLSRLFPRSKVFGKWRMTWWNYDEDRPVPQPMASAFLVRDVALAQVGLFDEQFPMFFNDVDLCRRLWDAGWEIWFTPSVSMVHHHGGSTRLVRRAMLIESGRSFVDYYRKHYRGRIPWLVYEITVALIRAAYAVRLLGAR; this is encoded by the coding sequence ATGGACCTGTCGATCTGCATTGTCAATTGGAACACCCGGGGTCTGCTGCGGGCGTGCCTGGAGAGCATCGACCGGGCCCGTGCGGGGCTGGATGTGCAGATCGTGGTGGTTGACAATGGCTCCTCGGACGGAAGCGCGGAGATGGTCGCCCGGGAGTTCCCGCACGTTGAACTGGTACGCAACGCGGAGAACCGGTACTACGCCGCGGCCAATAACCAGGCGCTCACCATTGCCCGCGCTCCGCTGAAGCTGCTGCTGAACTCCGACATCGAGGTTCCGCCCGATGGCCTGCGGGGGCTTGTTGACTGGATGGGCGAGCACCCGAAGGCGGGAGCCGTGGCACCCCGCCTGGTGTACCCGGACGGAAGGCCTCAGCAGTCGTGCAGGTCTTTCCCCGATCCGGACACGGTGCTGTGGGAAGTCACCGGCCTGAGCCGGTTGTTCCCCCGGAGTAAGGTCTTCGGCAAGTGGCGGATGACCTGGTGGAACTACGATGAAGACCGGCCAGTACCGCAGCCGATGGCATCCGCATTTCTGGTCCGGGATGTGGCGCTGGCCCAGGTAGGCCTGTTCGACGAGCAGTTCCCCATGTTCTTCAATGACGTGGACCTGTGCCGGAGGCTGTGGGATGCAGGCTGGGAGATCTGGTTCACGCCTTCGGTGAGCATGGTCCACCACCACGGAGGATCGACGCGGCTCGTGCGCCGGGCGATGCTGATTGAGTCCGGCCGCAGTTTCGTGGACTACTACCGCAAGCACTACCGCGGCAGGATTCCGTGGCTCGTGTACGAGATCACCGTGGCCCTGATCCGGGCGGCGTATGCCGTGAGATTGCTGGGCGCGCGCTGA